In Glycine max cultivar Williams 82 chromosome 4, Glycine_max_v4.0, whole genome shotgun sequence, the genomic stretch TGGTCGTCCACGCGCGCTCCGGCGGCACCATCGAGGTCATGGGCCTCATGCAGGGCAAGACCGACGCCGACGCCATCATCGTCATGGACGCCTTCGCCCTCCCCGTCGAAGGCACTGAGACTCGCGTCAATGCCCAGGCCGATGCGTACGAGTACATGGTCGATTATTCACAGACAAACAAACAGGTTCGTTCGTTCGTTCGCTCACTTAAACCCTAACCATAACCCTAATTTCaatttgattgatttattttattttttatttataggcagGGCGGTTGGAGAATGTAGTGGGATGGTATCACTCTCACCCTGGTTATGGTTGCTGGCTGTCGGGGATCGATGTTTCGACGCAGATGCTGAATCAGCAGTTTCAGGAGCCGTTTCTGGCGGTTGTGATTGACCCGACGAGGACCGTTTCGGCGGGGAAAGTTGAGATTGGGGCTTTCAGGACTTACCCTGAAGGGTATAAGCCTCCGGATGAGCCTGTTTCTGAGTACCAGACCATTCCTCTTAATAAGATTGAGGACTTTGGTGTTCACTGTAAACAggtctttcttcttctttctttccaatttttatttacaattaccgtgtttcattttattattattattattattattttttcaattccatTCGTGTGCTTTTGCAGTATTATGCATTGGACATCACTTACTTTAAGTCGTCTCTTGATTCACACCTCTTGGACCTGCTGTGGAACAAGTATTGGGTGAATACACTGTCGTCTTCTCCTCTGTTGGGTAATGGAGATTATGTTGCTGGACAAATCTCTGATTTAGGTACTCTTTTTGCTGCAGTATATTTTTGGTTTAGGTTCTTCTGTTTCTTGTTGACATGATTGTGGACTAGAATGGTTCAGCATTTGTCTTAGAGAATGTTATGTTTTTAAAGTATGGGTATCTCAGTTGGAGAATTCCTTTATTGCAGCTGAGAAGCTAGAACAAGCAGAGAATCAGTTGGCACACTCACGCTTTGGGCCACTAATAGCACCCACACCTAGAAAGAAAGAGGTGAGTGACTGTTGTTGTATTTTACTAATTTACTCCATTTATTGGATGTTCTGTATTGAGGCTTCCTATGGGAGTGTTTCATGGAAATGTAGCATTTTGACGAtacataaaactttttgggtGTTTATCTGTTATCTATTTCATGCTGTATGGAAATTTAGATATACATCTACTCATTGAAATTCTGAAGGTCAGCTGTGAGAATCCATGATCAGTATACTTCATTTTGCTGTCTCACTTGTCAGTCTAGGAATTGTAGGGAAGAAAATTTGAGCCAAATAGTGGATATAATACCTTTGTTTATGGCTTTGTAAACATATGCCAAGTTTCCTTCATCAATGGTGCCACTTTGTCATGTCATAAAATTAGGCGCTTCATtccaaataaatttttcctcCAAGATCATAATTATGTGTGTGGCACTTACACTGAAGTGATTGACTGTTAGGATTGCTTGTCTGGTCTCTAATATGTtgtaaagttaaaatgaaatttataatgGTAATTTTGAAATATGCATACATCTATGTGGAATGGAGGTTTATGTTTCTTAGAAACCTAATTCCAATATGATAGGTGTAACTGTGTAAGAACCTACAGTCAGGAGAAGAGAGTTGTATGGTTTTATGCCAACTTTCATTTGAGTATTAAAGTAATGCATGCCATTAATGGATTTTCTCACTCTGGTTTCATGCTCAACAGTCAGCATCAAGATATGCATGCATGCAAGAGTTTTTCTTACCTTATTTCCTttccacttttttattttattttattttggttcagATTGGCTTTTGCATTAGATTGATTAAGCCCCTGTTTGCTTTGGTGTTAGAAAATTAATGCTGGGTCTTTCCAATGAAAAACTATGTTCCAATGTAAATATAATGAGATTAATGTGGACACACATCCTACTTATGTTCAATGGTTCAACTTAATTTTACctaactttaaaacaaacagGCCCTAAATGTGGTACTAGTTGCcctataaactattttttcttttctttttcctcattAAGAAGAAAAGAGCATAAATATAACTGACTAAGAATTTGGATTCCAGTAATGTAGAACATCCCAAATCATCCCAACTTGTTACCTTCTATTAAAATAGGAGAGTGAATCTTATTGACTTGTTCTTTAAGAAGGGATTTAAAAGTGGCATACATGTAATTAATTGCTATATTCATGAAGTTCCAACTGTCTGTCAGACATTGGCCAACTTAACTGGTAAAGTTGTTTGCTACTGCCGTTCATCAATCAAATCTGTTATAACAAAAGATCATGATTTGGATGTTGGATATGTGGATGGTTGAGCTTGTTGGGACTAACTGCTGCTTTGGCATctaaaggttttttttaatcCCAATGTCTTCTTGTTTGCAAGAGGATTTTTCAAAACCCCATTACCCCATATTCACTTTGTTGTCAATTTTCCAATCCATACTTAACAGCTAAAGAAAACAGAATCACTATTGGTCGTAGTTCTAATCTTTACTTTTCCATCTAAATGTGTTGTTTTCacagtaacaaaaaaatatttggaaatGTTGGATAAATGCATTTCCAAATGAGGTTTGTTGCCATTGGGGACCCTGCTTCTGTTTGGCCAAGTTATAGCTAAAGAAAACAGAATCACTATTGGTCTTAGTTTTTGTAAAGGCAAAATATCACAAGAAGGGGAGGGGTTGAGTTGtgatttaatgtaattattgaAAACCTTTTCAAACCAGCAAGATTTTTCGTCTGTAAGGATAACTTTGTAAGAGTAACAACCTCTATTATAGGAACTCTTACGATgagaaaaacaaatttgtaaaaagGCAATTTATCTTAAAACGATTAAAACACAATTCAGTTCAAAGCAGAGAGAAGGCAAAAGATAAACAGACACAAAAAGTTATACTGGTTCGTCTTTATCATTGAGACTACGTTTAGTTTTTGATGAACCACCAAGTTCCACTAACTTTCCACAAGTCACAAGTAGTATGTCACGGTCACTTCTGACTCTTACAAATCAAACTCTACCCCATGTTTGATCAACACCCAATAATTTGTTCTACCAAGTCATTGTTGACTCTAACCAAATCAAACAAGATTTGTGGTTGATGATTGCTCACAAACTAACATAGAATCGTCTTATAGACGCATAAACAATCTAAACACTTAGTCTTTTTCTCTCAGGATGTTCAAGGTGCTTTGAAAGTTTTTTCTAATCTTACAAGAAAATATAGAAAGttgttgaagaagaagagtaaGGAAAACTTTGTGCAGAATCAACTTGTTTTGGTCTTCAAAAGCTCCTGGTTTATATAGGCCTTCGTCTTTAGGTATCCATTGTCTCATAATGGGTAGATCTGATAGAAAAAGGGTCGTTGGGTGCATCATTTAATGCACGTTCTTTCCTCATGCATAGAGCTCTGTCTTTAATGCTTGCGCGTACGAGAAATTGCAATAGGTAGTCACATCTTTGTTTTATAGCATGTACTGCATAGGAGAATATTTCTGCAGACAAAATCTCAAACATCAGACGCAAATATTGAAAGGATATCAGATGCATATTATGTAGTATTTTccttttgtatttgtttgtatctaattaaaataataaaggatCTTGGTTCGTCTTTTAGACGTAAACGTCCTTTGACTCAACAGTTTTAATCTTTACTTTTCCctttcaaatatgttttttcacAATAAATGCATTTCCAAATGAGGATGCCAGTTGTCACCTCTGGGACCCTGTTTCTTTTTGGCCAAGTCATATGTCAAATCATCAAGTGAATGTGTTACTGGAGTACTAAATTGCACTTGGTGTTTGATTAGTTTTTGCTGAAGACAGCTGAATTTCTACTGGTTTAATTTGTAATATTGGCTGTCCCTTGACACCTTAGATTTACTCGGTCAACTTACTGGTCTATTATTACTTACCTCTCTAAATGTATGTACATGTTTGCTCGAGCTCACATATAGCATGCACAAAATGGCAAAAGTTATGTGATGTTTGATTAGTTTACATGATattggctgaccaaaaaaaaaaaaaaagtttacatgATATTGTTGGGCTACATATCACTTCCACATTTTTATGATGAACATTTATTTTAGTTGGGGGCAATTCTCCTATAATTtgtgtaaaattatatatatatccattgcacatatatatatgcattccATGTAGTCACACCGCcaaaactatatatatgttATGGCAGTGTGGCTAAGTAATATGTATATATGAGAATACCCCCTTCCCGAAAATGGAGGGATAAACTATTTTTGTGTCTTGAATTCTGTTTTCTTTACTCCCACTCTTCAAAaggcttccttttttttctcttgaaaaagaattcTAGACATGTCACAGAAGCAAAAATCTTGGGACAATTTGCAATTGTTAATTATAAACTCCTGATTGAtcctttttgtttaatattttaatctaacttttttatattcttaattgAGATAAGAAAATTGAAACTGATACAGAACCATGCAAATGTGTATACTAGGTCTGTGACTGTTAATCATTTGAAGCTGTTCTGTACAGAACCAGCATTCATGAATATCATTCAATGCCGATATTAACGTTCTTTGTCCTTGCATACTTGATACTTACATTTCCATGGTTTGCAGGAGGAATCTCCACTTGCTAAGATTACTCGTGACAGTGCAAAAATAACTGTGGAGCAAGTGCATGGTCTAATGTCACAGGTATTGCCCCTTCCTTCCCCCTTGTTAAATTATTCTTTGCAAGGCTGCTCATAATGGCCAATTTCTTCTATGTAGGTTATTAAGGACATTCTGTTTAACTCCGTCCATCAAGCAAACAGAACTCGCACAGAAGCATCTGGTCCCGAACCAATGATTGAAAGCTGATTCTGCCTATATGCTAGACATGCATTTATATattctttccttgttttttttttggctatGTCCTTATTATCGGCCAACTCATATACTTCACAGGAAAGTAGATCTAGCCTtgtattttgcctttttttttccctCGGGCTGtgcatattctttttttatttcacaagATTATGCGTGCACTGTCAACCATGCAGTGGAATTCACCTAACAAACAAAACCTTGGCAAATACAAAGTTAACAACAAATACAATCGTATGTGTTTTAATGGCTTTTACTACTGGTTGCTGCTGAGTTAATTTTCTAGCTGATTATCGTACGACTCAATTATGCTGGGTTGTGATGCAGTGTTTGGTCCTTGGGCTGAATTTGTCACTAGACTCACTATCACAAATAGACGTTGGGCTGGTTGGGTCGTCTTAGTGATGTTAACGTAATGGCGTGGCATCCATCATTGTTTATATTGTTAGTTGCAGTTTTCTTAGCGAACTACTGGAGATAATTTaacagttttttatttattaacttctattaaaaaatgaaattttgaagaaaagaaatatagtAATATTTTCTGTTAAACAGGAGGGAATACTAGTAACATGAAAGGGCAGTAAACTCAATTCGGCTGGCAATTGTTATGTTACAAAAAGGGTGAAAACAAGCACATTAGCAAATGCTTAATAGTAAATTTTTTACATgtgcttaaaaatatttaattattctcttgatttcatattatatatgtttaagGTTTTAACATAAGTATTACATAATagtgaaatataattaatttattgaatttcataaaaaatattaggtaatttttatttctctaattaattatttatttttatccactATTCTCATTAAGTATTGATTAAGggtggtttttttaaaaaatatttaatgcaacattgattttgtaaaatgatatctattttgaaacaatttttttctctttaagatgtctgaaacagaagaaatatatttaaacattttctttattattagatGAAATTTGATAGAAGAAACTAGTTTAATTGATCGAAGATTCAAGTTATTTAGTGGAGTCGGCATGATTGTTTTACTCAATGGAGTGGCGTAATGCATGAGACTCACTTAATGAATGTCTGGAGGAAGTAAATGTAAACAATCTTCTACCTTAAGCATAAAAAACTGTTTCtggtccaaaaaaattaaaacagaagAACGCTTTTAGGATTTGAACCCATGAATTTCAAAGTGTCAAGTCAGCAACTTTATTACTGTATTAAGGATAATCTTCCaccttactaaaaaaaaaaaaagaaagtgtaaATAAATATGTTGCTAACATCCTACAAAGAGACAAACTAATAACAGCATAAGCAGATATTAACAACCCATATAAGATGAATGTAAGTAAACTTAGATTTAACGCCATGATTTGATCTGTTTGGAGGATCGTTGAAACTAGACTATGATGCACACTAGACAGCATTGGTTAAATTGGTTACGTATCAATGGATGGCTATGAGAAAAAGTAGGTTCTAGACTAGTTCACTCTCTGTGTCTGCACATAAATATGCATGGAAGGCTATAGTTTTGCAAGTCGTTTTCTTATGTACGGTAAATTCACATTATAATCATTTAGATACCCAATAAGAGGGGCCTCAGTGAAGACGTACTCTTTGTCCTTCTTCCCCATTCAGAACCAAAAGCCAAGCCAAACAGGACTTCCAAGTTCCAAATCATCTTActtttagtttaataattttgattttaggcTCTTGTGAAATTGTGATTAGTCGTAAAAGTCACGCTTCTCATGATTCTCTCTATCTCTCGctcaaaattttttttagataagttTTGTATACCATTATTAACTTTCAAACATATAATTGTGTTGGTCATACTAAAAAtctacctttttattttcttaaaaatgtcTTTGGACATACTAATGTGAATATGAGAATTTTCTGGTAAATGATCACTAAAGTCCGTTAAAGAATTTCTTTccactttattttctttttctctcattgtCAATTGTCATTTGTCAAAGCAACATGCGTTCGATAAGATTCTCAggagataacaaaaaaaaaagggacgtCTTCATTCAGAAGCTAATGGTCCTCCTCTTTATGGTGCTGTTTATTTGTACAACTCTGATAACACCTGTGACAATTTCACATGGAACTTAACCCACACCCACTGACTCCTCTCTTTTCTATTTCTAGAATCTGGCACAATACATCATGAAAGCCTAGCTACTTCCATAAGCAACTTTTAGAATCCAACAATCTGGCAAAACAGACCAtcatatgttttttctttcactttgccaaaatttatatttgtctCGTGCTAATCCCTTCTTCTTGTGACCACTATCCCCTTACCAACTTCACCAACCAATTTGTCTTTTGGGTTCTGGAGACACGTCCTACCACTCTTCCTTCCCGTGAGAAATCCAACTTCCAGAGTCCAAGATCGTATCATAATCTTATCACGACTTCACAGTAGCTAAGGCAAgcaataaagaacaaaaaaaaaagttaaaaattgttatattgacaCATCATTTCTTATGGAACAAACTTTATGTATGTTCACTAGTGTATTGTAATGTGTATACAAAAATTCCTCAAAGCGTAGTCATTGCCTCGTATATCTATAGTGACTAGCCATAAGTttgttgtctttgttttttgcaactttaaatttgaagcaaaaaaaattcaagaataaatgaaataatggGTTTGTTACTTTATATTGAGTGATCAATATGAGGATACCAATGGATAACACCGTAGAAGggtgacaaaaagaaaagagaacttTACTTTGAAGATGGTTGGTTCTGAAAATTTTCTCCTATCCATCAGAATTGACCGGTAACGAGAAGTAATTCGGTGTTATCACAAAGAAAAAATGCCTTGGCCACTTGAGGATGGATTTGTCTATACAAGTGTGCTATATGTTTTATGTGTTTCTTAGTCGCActcaagttttaaaaaatatctataacAAGAGATTATAGTCACAACGTCAAGGTTTTTAAAATCGGTGTGATCACATTGGTCAAATTAATATTAAGGTTTTTAGAGTTATTGTGACCATAATTATAGTGACATCGGTCATATTTATCTGTAATCTCTCACAGTACCAAAGGTTGCAAGGAAATTGTCACCTacaccacaatttaaaacctttgtgacaatgaaagaaaacatgtggTGATTTTACAATGCCTGAACCATAAAACACTTGGCTAAATCTTCCCTTACCCTTGAGAATGATAGGTGGGGCATTTTCACTATTCCATCGTATACATTCGTCCTGACCCAACCAGCAGGGAATTTGCATCCCCAATCCATATCGCATGTCCTTGTGTAAGGCTGTTCCTAAGAATCTTTGCTCCACTTGGTCCACATCacatataacattaatttttggtTAGTGTGCCAATAAAATTTGAGAACAACTATAGCTTATTCAACTTTTGTCAGcaataataattattctaatgGCATCTCTTATCTCTGCCTTTCTTTCCCAaccctatttttttattcaactttATACTCGAGGCGTGTCCGTCTTCTATTTAATTTGGTAggtcaaaaagagaaaacctAAGGAACTTTCTGGGGGTAATGTTTGGATGCAATGAGCCAGGACCACTTTGCAGAATATAAACAATGTTAGGGGACAACTTCAAATTTGttattgaattgaaaatatttatgcaTGCCATTCAATGTCAACCACGTCCTCCTTGCTTGAATTCTATTTGCAtatatagttttgtaatttattttattttttgataaatcaaATATAGTTTTATTCTGTATATCTagattcacattttttttcctttgaagcATAAATGCTTATTTATATTCCATGAGGCATAGAGAAAAGAAACAGTAGTGAATAAAATCAATGGTAAAAGCTTCctattgataattttgaaagCTCCTTGTTTCCGCGAAAAACGATTTATAGGAAAATCAGCCTTAATAATTTAATCATGATTATTCTTAAgcaaagggaagaaaaaaaaaacatttctatttttattttatttaaatcacatgTATCATTTATAGATACAATTTAGTTCTGTTGATTAAGAACATGTACATCAAAATGAGATTGAAATTCTAGACAGAATTGTTTATGTCTGTAAAGATCTAcagaaattacaaattatattttttctattggaCATGGATTTGAAGTACTTTCGTGTATTTCAAGCACACAATATCTCTACTTTTTAATCCAAACGTGAAATTGAATTGTCTTTCTCGCTTCCCTCTTCTGGTTtatcaatttgaaaaatatgaaagttTTCAATATACACTTTTCTTGATAATGACATGGCAACTCAAGCCTCCGAGGTGATGAggccaaaataaataaagttagcCATTCTAATTTTTAGGCCTTAATTGGATCATTtatctttcaaataaaaattgcaaaaacggAATAGAGAAGTAAGCAGCATGTTTTATAAACAAAAGCAACAAACTTAATAGGGACATTTAGAATAAATACCCTAAATTTATATTAGGCAGCAACATTTTGTACTTTCCTAGTTgcctctctctcttttatttattagtcaaaGGGCCAAAAAGGTGGTAATTGCCTTCTTGCTATATATGGAGCGGAATATAGGTatgtgaaaaacaaaattaatatatttaatgcataatATACCATGTTTGCCAACCCAAGTAAGAACACATGTATTCAAAAGCTACACAGATCTGGCCGGCtggtttgaaaaatatttttagcattttttcacttttaatggataaaaaataccactttatttttattattaaatgtaaaaaaaaaactcagttgGACACAGGGTACAAATTTAATTACGTTTCATAAAAaggtaaattattaaattttagtgagagattcacttatatataacaatataacAATTAGAAAAGTTTCTATGAATTatgcaattatttttaaatctgaaaaaatgtataaataaaaaaaattaaagaacataaaagatatattaactattaatgataatttctcttttatactaaataagaataaattaaaggtaataagacttttaaaattgatgacaaaattataaaaaaaacatttaaaataaatatttgatatttgttgATATAGTatgtcaaaatttaaattttaaagtccAATTAAGATTGATTAAGATTTATATCATAATAATGTTATAGTTTAATCTATTTCAATCTTAAAAGTCCAATAAGAATTGACTTCACATTTTACTATTGGATCTCTTGATTTGtgattttctgttttgttttaaatgatTGATCTACAAAAGTTCATTATATTTTCGTGTCAATCTTTTTTCTCCCTGTATAACATTTCTCGTATTAAATTAGCGTACATTATCCTATAAGTgcttaatattttagtttatcttccctaaaaaatatgtcattcttaatttttatttttaaagtacaaattaattatgcgtTTTTTAATCCATATTCGAAAAGGTtgcttaattattataatttaactgttattttcttaatttatatttttaatttttatataaaatacatattCGAACCATCCATGTATAACTCCTAGTTATTTTTAGATAAGAATCTCTCCGTTTTTGGATGAACAGCCCGTCAGAGAAAGAAAGGATCAGAGAatatattaaatagaaaattgttggatactaaaaattatttaaaaactagttatgaatATTGTGATATAAGCGTAACATTTAATACTTTAATGTATTGTATTATACtagtttttgataatttttatttattagtttcttAAGTAATAGTTAAGATAATCATtactagtttttattttttattttttaacctaTCATTtcaccaataataaaaaaaccagCCACATTGTCTCCTAATGCATtattgcattaatttttttaacacagcATAACAATTATGTAAAGAGTCTTGCTTATAATAAGTgcttatgattaaattaaaaaaaagtatttatatattgtgaaaatagaagaatacaaaagaattataaataatacaattttatacatttcaataaaaatctTTCTAATTTAAGGTAATATTTGATAGAaagaaatgatataaaataaaagtgaattgaaataaaaaaaaattaaaataaaatataaaaatatgaatcataTTTCATTTTACTGAttatttcactctttttttttcttttttctagatTCACCTCTAACTAACGGAGGGCAAGCTAGCATTTGCCTTATGTAAGTAGCCTTCAACCCAAGAATAAGAATCCAGCAAGTGCACAGAATTTCTGCAACTCCAACCATTGATGAAGCTTCACGTGcttctttgttttcaaaagaaGAATTTGAGATAACAATTAACTCAGAGAAAGACGAAAAAGATTGCACAATCATTTCTGTTTTTGTGTTAATCATTTCCCGTATTGCGTGATTCTACTACGCTCATGACATGTGTCTAACGTTTCATCTTTCCTTTCTGACATTCACTTCTTTTAACCATTAACTTTTTtcctcagtttttttttttttccgtaagtgcatgcatatttatttccgttaacattaattaatatacaTTGTATTATAAATACATACATTCTTCCATTTGTTGTTATGTTTCTTGTAAATAAAAGACAATATGAAAGGTCCCAATCAAATTGCTCTCTATATATTCCAGGGCCAATGAATGAAGCAAGCCAATGGTATTTTTCTGAATAAATTGAACCGAAGAAGAAAAGCATAATggataaatatttgttatttacttCAATATTAACAAAAGTGGAGAATATAATTCAGTTTAGAATGCCTGTTGAAACCAAACTAATATACAGTactcattaattttatatattatgatgcaatataatatttgtgatttttttattgtatcagTTGGGGATGGAGGAGAGAAAGAAATGGAGAACCATAACAATCTGTTATATTCCACTTTTTTGCCATCAATCATTAAGATTAGAAGAGTATTTTTTGCTGTACTTTGCACTTTGCAGCTTCTGTTTACAAAGTatgtaagtatatatatatatacatatatctcCAGCGCACAAACGCATGTGACAATTACGTTATTCCCAAGTTtgcccttctttttttttgtttcatttttattttttcaccggtataaaatattaacatacatctttcttgttttttttaattgttaaatattaatttgttagttttattaaaaatatcaattgaggATTTGAATCCACAACCTTTCTCCCTTCATTTTTTCCTAACCAGCCAAACTTGATATCTTTCATGTTAACCTACTTCTCAATTGAGAAGAAACGCTAAGGTCTTTAAGTTGTCTTCATTAATTGTTCAACAATGGTTGCAGAATCGACTTCTTTTGAGTTGTCATTGTACACCAACGGAGCAGAATCGTTTTTATGAATTTCACA encodes the following:
- the LOC100784909 gene encoding COP9 signalosome complex subunit 5a; this translates as MQGKEMEGLSSSSAIAQKTWELENNIIPMDTPGGAAISSTTTTTSADDSIFYYDEAGQNEFQRDKPWANDPHYFKRVKISALALLKMVVHARSGGTIEVMGLMQGKTDADAIIVMDAFALPVEGTETRVNAQADAYEYMVDYSQTNKQAGRLENVVGWYHSHPGYGCWLSGIDVSTQMLNQQFQEPFLAVVIDPTRTVSAGKVEIGAFRTYPEGYKPPDEPVSEYQTIPLNKIEDFGVHCKQYYALDITYFKSSLDSHLLDLLWNKYWVNTLSSSPLLGNGDYVAGQISDLAEKLEQAENQLAHSRFGPLIAPTPRKKEEESPLAKITRDSAKITVEQVHGLMSQVIKDILFNSVHQANRTRTEASGPEPMIES